Proteins encoded within one genomic window of Scheffersomyces stipitis CBS 6054 chromosome 3, complete sequence:
- the NPO2 gene encoding 2-nitropropane dioxygenases (go_function oxidoreductase activity~go_process electron transport) — protein sequence MPPKNSIRLCQLLGTKEPIWQAPMAGISTARLAADVTNNGGLGALPLAMFDLRNPEGLKKLASTVDEFSRLVSSNRANTVNFNFFCHDVYSTETPPSQVKNWWTLYKNSLKTLEDSLLSKIPFDNGNVSFKEIERDYPEELTKLLDYLAEVKPKVISFHFGHPTKSTIERLQKEGIMVVVTTTSIEETKALLDLGVDGLVCQGYEAGGHRGNFLVGKELDENLSTFALFSQVQKYVASQNKDVFLIPAGGIMDASTIKYYLSLGAPAVQMGSIFLAAPETSSNGFVKKHVEGENNLTTTMIDLVSGKPARTIKTKFIDSLIKNDKFERSELPPYGHAYNAYKVLKGLVKDHDIGFYLAGQNYHSLDPKLNTTEIIQKLSKELAQD from the coding sequence ATGCCTCCTAAGAATAGCATTAGATTATGCCAGTTGTTAGGCACCAAAGAACCAATTTGGCAGGCTCCAATGGCTGGTATTTCCACGGCAAGACTTGCAGCTGATGTCACTAATAATGGAGGACTTGGAGCATTACCATTGGCTATGTTTGATTTGCGTAATCCAGAAGgcttgaagaaacttgCAAGTACGGTAGACGAGTTTTCACGTCTTGTATCTTCCAATAGAGCTAACACTgtgaacttcaacttcttttgtCATGATGTGTACTCCACAGAAACTCCACCTTCGCAGGTAAAGAATTGGTGGACTCTCTATAAAAATTCGTTAAAGACATTAGAAGACAGTTTGCTTAGCAAAATTCCGTTCGACAATGGCAATGTTTCTTTTAAGGAGATCGAAAGGGACTATCCTGAAGAAttgaccaagttgttggactATTTAGCAGAGGTAAAACCAAAAGTGATATCGTTCCACTTTGGACATCCTACCAAGTCGACCATAGAAAGATTGCAGAAGGAAGGTATCATGGTTGTAGTTACCACCACATCCATTGAGGAGACCAAAGCTCTTTTGGACTTGGGTGTGGATGGATTGGTTTGTCAGGGATACGAAGCTGGTGGGCATAGAGGTAACTTCTTGGTTGGAAAAGAGTTGGATGAAAATTTATCTACATTTGCTTTATTTTCTCAGGTTCAGAAATATGTCGCCAGTCAGAATAAGGATGTGTTCTTGATCCCAGCTGGGGGAATCATGGATGCTTCAACGATCAAGTACTATCTTTCTCTTGGTGCACCAGCTGTACAAATGGGGTCCATTTTTCTTGCTGCTccagagacttcttcaaatggcTTCGTCAAGAAGCATGTAGAGGGCGAAAACAATTTGACAACTACAATGATTGATTTGGTTTCAGGAAAACCAGCCAGAACTATCAAGACCAAGTTTATTGACAGTTTGATCAAGAATGACAAATTCGAACGTAGCGAATTACCCCCATACGGCCATGCTTATAATGCATACAAGGTATTGAAGGGCTTGGTTAAGGACCATGATATTGGATTCTACTTGGCTGGTCAGAATTACCATTCTCTTGACCCAAAGTTGAATACTACAGAGATTATACAAAAATTGAGCAAGGAGTTGGCACAGGATTAG
- a CDS encoding predicted protein, whose translation MSDTPANKYQITLSDESKERIAKILEYSKTIAHYGFIPFVLYLGWSSTPSKPSLFNLLSPFPSA comes from the coding sequence ATGTCCGACACTCCAGCCAACAAATACCAAATAACCTTGTCTGACGAATCCAAGGAAAGAATCgccaagatcttggaataCTCCAAAACCATTGCCCATTACGGTTTCATTCCATTTGTGTTGTACTTGGGTTGGTCCAGCACTCCAAGCAAGCCatccttgttcaacttgttgagcCCATTCCCATCTGCCTAG
- the FLX1 gene encoding Mitochondrial FAD carrier protein (Nuclear-encoded mitochondrial protein involved in transport of flavine into mitochondria~go_component membrane~go_function binding~go_process transport) — protein MNTFIDHDGVVPKESLQLSRRQIEATGGLTAGCITTLVTHPLDLIKIRLQLSHSHPRGTSHRAFEPILNIFKKINEDALQDFKKTQKLSGLTHLLRHYYRGITPNLVGNISAWGLYFTLYSEFKSLQFTSNPSVNYFSSSTLAGMSTSLLTNPLWVLKTRILGSSKNDSKAYKSIADGVVSILRKEGVLSFWRGSIPSLFSVFQGSLQFTFYDNYKNFISKRYDTEQLTTAQYIYGSAFSKIFSMLIMYPTQVVRSILQNYQGDSKQERTIRSVARHLWKEDGPRGFYKGLSANILRVVPATCVTFVVYETVRDNLRKYETRE, from the exons ATGAATACATTCATAGATCACGATGGAGTGGTACCAAAGGAATCTCTACAGCTTAGCCGAAGGCAGATAGAAGCGACAGGAGGACTCACAGCCGGGTGTATCACAACGTTAGTGACACATCCGTTGGATCTTATCAAGATCAGATTACAGCTATCGCATTCACATCCAAGGGGCACAAGCCACAGAGCGTTTGAACCGATTCTCAAtatattcaagaagataaatGAAGATGCCTTACAAGACTTCAAAAAGACTCAAAAGCTTCTGGG ATTGACACATCTATTAAGGCATTACTACCGTGGAATCACCCCTAACCTAGTCGGAAATATCTCAGCATGGGGGTTATACTTTACATTGTATTCTGAATTTAAGTCCTTGCAATTCACCAGTAACCCATCTGTCAACTACTTCTCATCGTCAACACTAGCTGGCATGTCTACATCTTTACTCACCAACCCGCTCTGGGTGCTTAAAACAAGAATTTTGGGTAGTTCCAAGAACGACAGTAAAGCTTACAAATCAATCGCCGATGGTGTAGTATCGATATTGAGAAAGGAAGGGGTATTAAGTTTCTGGAGAGGATCTATACCGAGTTTGTTTCTGGTGTTCCAGGGAAGCCTTCAGTTTACCTTCTACGATAACTACAAGAATTTTATCCTGAAAAGGTATGATACTGAACAATTGACCACAGCCCAATACATATATGGATCTGCattctccaagatcttcagCATGCTTATAATGTATCCTACACAGGTGGTACGGTCGATATTGCAGAATTACCAAGGAGATAGCAAACAGGAGAGAACAATTCGGTCTGTGGCGAGGCATttatggaaagaagatggGCCCAGAGGGTTCTACAAGGGTCTTAGTGCCAATATTCTTCGTGTAGTCCCTGCAACTTGTGTGACGTTTGTGGTATATGAGACTGTGCGTGACAACTTGAGAAAGTATGAGACTAGGGAATAG
- a CDS encoding predicted protein (go_function RNA binding; ribonuclease H activity): protein MSRPSSVEAPESESARKRRKLETGTASAEEAGDSRPYPLSVTSIENHFEFKSSTYHSAIPVEVLENPDEPVVLGVDEAGRGPVLGPMVYGIAFALEKYSTRLQKEYGFADSKTLKEEKRDELFYSIEDEANELNRNVGWATTTMTARDISSGMLRSVLGIGNYNLNEQAHDTTIQLIKEVIAKGVNVKKIYVDTVGPPVTYQAKLQKIFPETEVTVAKKADSIYPIVSTASVMAKVTRDANIRWYNHNLDVLKGHKLGSGYPSDPNTSKWLNGNVDKVFGWCYGFIRFSWQTAKDSLVKHDGVEVIYEDECVKQDNGYGNVSEYFSHKDEPVRGSIDKLYYSSGVKL, encoded by the coding sequence ATGAGTCGACCACTGTCCGTGGAAGCTCCTGAGCTGGAAAGTGCAAGAAAAAGGAGGAAATTGGAAACTGGCACGgcttcagcagaagaagctggTGATTCAAGACCATATCCTTTGTCAGTAACAAGCATAGAGAAccattttgaattcaaGTCATCAACATATCATTCGGCAATCCCCGTAGAAGTTCTCGAGAATCCAGACGAACCAGTTGTCTTGGGAGTAGATGAAGCTGGCAGAGGTCCAGTTTTGGGTCCAATGGTGTATGGCATTGCATTTGCATTGGAGAAGTATCTGACAAGATTGCAGAAGGAATATGGGTTTGCCGATTCCAAGACTTTaaaggaagagaaaagagatGAACTATTCTACAGCATAGAGGATGAAGCGAATGAGCTTAACAGAAATGTTGGCTGGGCTACTACTACGATGACAGCTAGAGACATTTCTTCAGGGATGTTACGTTCAGTTTTGGGAATAGGCAACTACAACTTAAACGAACAAGCCCACGACACTACCATTCAGCTTATCAAGGAAGTTATTGCCAAAGGAGTTAATGTGAAGAAAATCTACGTAGACACAGTAGGTCCCCCTGTGACGTACCAGGCCAAATTGCAGAAGATATTTCCAGAAACGGAAGTTACGGTTGCGAAAAAGGCAGACAGTATATATCCCATAGTAAGTACTGCTTCCGTGATGGCCAAGGTGACAAGAGACGCCAATATCAGGTGGTATAACCACAATTTGGATGTGTTGAAGGGCCACAAATTGGGTTCAGGCTATCCCAGTGACCCCAATACCAGCAAGTGGCTCAATGGTAATGTCGACAAGGTTTTTGGCTGGTGCTACGGGTTTATTCGATTCTCATGGCAGACAGCCAAGGACTCGTTGGTGAAACACGACGGGGTAGAGGTGATTTACGAAGATGAATGTGTAAAGCAGGACAATGGATATGGCAATGTCAGCGAGTATTTCAGCCATAAGGACGAGCCTGTGAGAGGGAGCATCGATAAGTTGTATTATAGTAGCGGAGTGAAACTTTGa
- the LAT1 gene encoding dihydrolipoamide acetyltransferase component (go_function acyltransferase activity; protein binding~go_process metabolism): MSALLSVSRAALSVARVASYKQTATVSLQWARLYSSGKFPPHTVINMPALSPTMTQGNIGSWAKSVGDELTPGEPIAEIETDKASMDFEFQEEGFLAKILVDAGAKDVPVGKPIAVYVEESADVAAFESFTAADAGEGEAAAPVETPEEAPAAKEEAPAAVSTPAAAAPTSARAPTDRIIASPLAKTIALDKGISLKNIKGSGPNGRIVAKDVENYKVPAPAAAPAAAAPAPGASYEDIPITTMRNVIASRLLQSTQQSPSYIIQSQISVTKLLKLRASLNASAEDRYRLSVNDLLIKAIALASVRVPEVNSAWLGDQGVIRQYNNVDVSVAVATPTGLITPIVKDAHIKGLSTISKEVKDLGKRAKEGKLSPQEFQGGTICISNLGMNNAVTAFTSIINPPQSAIVAIGTTDKKAVPSNVNEQGFVFEDVITITGTFDHRVVDGAVGGEWIKALKKIIENPLEMLI; this comes from the coding sequence ATGTCTGCCTTATTGTCTGTCTCCAGAGCTGCTCTCTCGGTTGCTCGTGTTGCTTCCTACAAACAAACCGCCACCGTCTCGCTCCAATGGGCCAGACTCTACTCCTCGGGCAAATTCCCTCCTCACACCGTCATCAACATGCCTGCCTTGTCTCCTACCATGACGCAGGGAAACATTGGCTCGTGGGCCAAGTCTGTTGGTGATGAGTTGACCCCTGGTGAACCTATTGCCGAAATCGAAACCGATAAGGCCTCCATGGACTTTGAGTTCCAAGAAGAGGGTTTTTTGGCAAAGATCTTGGTCGACGCTGGAGCTAAGGACGTTCCCGTAGGAAAGCCTATTGCCGTCTACGTTGAAGAATCCGCCGATGTCGCTGCCTTTGAATCTTTCACCGCTGCTGATGCCGGCGAAGGTGAAGCCGCTGCCCCAGTTGAAACACCAGAGGAAGCTCCAGCTGCAAAGGAAGAAGCTCCAGCTGCTGTTTCTACTccagctgctgctgctcctACTTCTGCAAGGGCTCCTACTGACAGAATCATTGCTTCTCCTTTAGCCAAGACCATTGCCTTGGACAAGGGTATCTCATTGAAAAACATCAAGGGATCTGGTCCAAACGGCAGAATCGTCGCTAAGGATGTGGAAAACTACAAGGTGCCAGCCCCAGCTGCTGCTCCAGCTGCTGCCGCTCCAGCTCCAGGTGCTTCGTACGAGGACATTCCTATCACCACCATGAGAAACGTCATTGCTTCCAGATTATTGCAATCAACTCAACAATCGCCTTCGTACATCATTCAGTCGCAGATTTCCGtcaccaagttgttgaagttgcGTGCTTCTTTGAATGCTTCTGCTGAGGACAGATACAGATTGTCTGTCAatgacttgttgatcaaggctATCGCTCTTGCTTCCGTGAGAGTACCAGAAGTCAACTCCGCCTGGTTGGGCGACCAAGGAGTCATCAGACAGTACAACAATGTCGATGTCTCTGTTGCTGTGGCCACTCCAACGGGTTTGATCACTCCAATCGTCAAGGATGCTCACATCAAGGGCTTGTCTACCATCTCTAAGGAAGTCAAGGACTTGGGTAAGAGAGCTAAAGAAGGCAAGTTGTCTCCACAGGAATTCCAAGGTGGTACCATCTGTATCTCCAACTTGGGTATGAACAACGCTGTCACTGCCTTCACTTCTATCATCAACCCCCCACAGTCTGCTATCGTTGCTATTGGTACAACCGACAAGAAGGCTGTTCCATCCAACGTCAACGAACAAGGATTCGTCTTTGAAGATGTGATCACCATCACCGGTACTTTCGACCACAGAGTTGTTGACGGTGCTGTCGGTGGTGAATGGATCAaagcattgaagaagatcatcGAAAACCCATTGGAAATGTTGATCTAG
- a CDS encoding predicted protein: protein MPGLYSFLSSNNQFAVYSKMTVYLAKANWKWKVSFTKAFQRHSNEPQTLLPSEKYQSSTLENGQKDQIRQPKLRLSKKEKNLRRLERKRKPAPKTSNIVQKLVSGIKCIFHKFSFKRQSLIDSTEKEKSTEFPDQLNTSSSNTSPASITSACVTSSTVTEADFTENLNIFPVVNCVHTVNSDHSDISVDSDRTECSYKTETSDRSEQGSRKATIRRIDIGIAVNDSDVFEGIWEAIVEAEANKQPLSTVPGIKQVINYGQYTFVSFSNNETITYERLPGSAAESELARRQIESDRSDYMSSETNSGVKLHFWTPVAIPSVSTTASIDFTESTTFDDNNFNLDEVSTRPTSVSDTYMDPKPDCSDDPFRDFTCNIISLFKQNAKSNQIREVHFNKEIKKQYIRHSKIDKATGIEFRFTKIGTYEVRFPCGVRRRHSILKDLRPGKSCFSKIKRAYPEGKYEVSLENQLGSVLARIRAMRVEALENESEEVKELRYRQSLRREEETHKKLKERYSEVQRKFCNVDSRSDESTNKTELELEIKLKLDKPEQHEQRDEVQPVRIEQPSNSVEDEKFQESEPCEESSSNTDRKYRFTDSNDYIDHFETNEESENSSYSRQENKPIQFAFDKEKDIVPLDQLCHFTGNASSPDSPNSSRWKDAVKQFKPRVKAHLNDLEHDSRDSIHIRNGSQRRNRVRFVQLYTGESEKRVLNDLVEQPVIRDESTGVEIGFSWRGTFEERAPYGYKRHDPVPLNMKPLKSCLSKYPKKKGIDIDYYEEYLKKKLTELDDEEECQKKEKTDNEESSKKKNTEVDEYKEWMEIKEDRDRKVIQERLHRYEGYYRREAESRVRSIFAIQDHEQLRKKIHRKAMEEYEKRKEEEVIRQDIRREIDEWRIEQELKRKQVEKWQAIEKKWLEIQRRHHIEEELSPKNPVFLWNLKKEARLRIRKKQVEENSQNEEASLT, encoded by the exons ATGCCTGGCTTATATTCATTCTTATCCAGCAATAATCAATTTGCCGTTTACTCC aagatgacaGTTTATCTTGCAAAGGCTAACtggaaatggaaagttTCATTTACGAAAGCTTTCCAAAGACATTCTAATGAACCCCAGACTCTATTGCCTTCCGAAAAATATCAATCATCGACTTTGGAAAACGGtcaaaaagatcaaatccGTCAACCCAAATTGAGGCTATcgaagaaggaaaagaatttgAGAAGGttagaaagaaaaagaaaacctGCTCCCAAAACCTCCAACATCGTCCAAAAGCTTGTTTCTGGGATCAAATGCATATTCCACAAGTTCTCTTTCAAGAGGCAATCTTTGATTGACTCAactgaaaaagagaaatcCACTGAATTTCCTGATCAACTAAATACAAGTTCATCAAATACTTCTCCTGCTAGTATAACTTCTGCTTGTGTTACTTCGAGTACAGTAACCGAAGCAGATTTTACTGAAAATCTAAATATTTTCCCTGTTGTTAATTGCGTACACACTGTGAATTCCGATCATTCTGATATATCTGTAGATTCTGATAGAACCGAATGCTCATATAAAACTGAAACTTCTGATAGATCAGAACAGGGATCACGAAAAGCAACAATCAGACGAATCGACATTGGGATTGCCGTTAATGATAGTGATGTTTTCGAAGGTATTTGGGAAGCTAttgttgaagcagaagcaAATAAACAGCCTCTTTCGACTGTACCAGGCATTAAGCAAGTAATCAACTATGGACAATATACTTTTGTTTCATTTCTGAATAATGAAACTATTACCTACGAAAGATTGCCTGGATCGGCTGCTGAATCTGAACTTGCTCGCAGACAAATTGAATCTGACAGGTCTGACTATATGAGTTCAGAAACAAATTCTGGAGTGAAGCTTCACTTTTGGACTCCTGTTGCCATTCCCTCGGTATCCACAACTGCTTCAATCGATTTCACTGAAAGTACCACATTTGACGACaataatttcaatttggatGAGGTCAGCACCAGACCTACTTCCGTGTCAGACACATATATGGATCCAAAACCAGATTGTAGTGATGACCCCTTCAGAGACTTTACATGTAACATCATCCTGTTGTTTAAACAAAATGCTAAACTGAATCAAATCAGGGAAGTTCACTTcaataaagaaatcaaaaagcAATATATTCGGCATTCAAAAATTGATAAAGCTACTGGAATAGAATTTCGATTTACCAAGATCGGAACCTATGAAGTACGCTTTCCTTGTGGTGTCAGGAGGCgtcattcaattctaaaAGATTTGCGACCAGGCAAATCATGTTTCAGCAAAATCAAGAGGGCCTATCCAGAAGGAAAATACGAGGTGAGTTTAGAGAATCAATTGGGTAGTGTATTGGCACGCATAAGAGCTATGAGAGTCGAAGCTTTagaaaatgaaagtgaagaagttaaaGAGTTGAGATATCGGCAGTCGTTAAGAAGGGAGGAAGAAACACAtaaaaagttgaaggagaGATACAGCGAAGTACAAAGGAAGTTCTGTAATGTTGATTCTCGGTCTGATGAATCCACCAATAAAACTGAACTTGAACTCGAGATTAAACTTAAACTTGACAAACCCGAACAGCATGAACAGCGTGATGAGGTACAACCTGTAAGAATTGAGCAGCCTAGTaattctgttgaagatgaaaaatttcaagaatctGAACCTTGTGAAGAATCTCTGTCCAATACGGACAGGAAGTATCGGTTTACCGATCTGAATGATTATATAGACCATTTTGAGACTAACGAGGAATCTGAGAACTCAAGCTACTCTAGACAAGAAAACAAACCTATACAATTTGCAtttgacaaagaaaaggataTAGTTCCATTGGATCAGCTCTGCCATTTTACTGGTAATGCTTCTTCCCCAGATTCGCCAAATTCTAGTAGGTGGAAAGATGCCGTCAAGCAGTTTAAACCTAGGGTCAAAGCTCATTTAAATGATTTGGAACATGACCTGAGAGATTCAATTCATATAAGAAATGGATCTCAAAGGAGGAATCGTGTCCGCTTTGTACAACTTTATACTGGAGAATCGGAGAAAAGGGTACTCAATGACTTGGTTGAACAACCAGTGATTCGGGATGAGTCTACTGGAGTAGAGATTGGATTCTCATGGAGAGGTACATTTGAAGAGCGTGCTCCATATGGTTACAAACGTCATGATCCAGTTCCATTAAATATGAAACCTCTTAAGTCGTGTCTCAGTAAGTatccgaagaagaaaggaattgacATTGATTATTATGAAGAATATCTCAAGAAAAAGCTAACtgaacttgatgatgaagaggagtgccagaagaaggagaagactgataatgaagaaagtctgaagaagaaaaatacTGAGGTAGATGAATATAAGGAATGGATGGAGATTAAAGAAGATAGAGATCGAAAGGTAATTCAAGAAAGGTTGCACAGGTATGAGGGTTACTATCGTCGGGAGGCCGAATCTAGAGTCCGTCTGATATTTGCCATACAAGATCATGAACAGTTAAGAAAAAAGATACACAGAAAAGCAATGGAGGAGTatgagaagagaaaagaagaagaggtgATCCGACAGGATATTCGCCGGGAAATTGATGAATGGAGAATAGAACAGGAGTTAAAGCGCAAACAAGTAGAAAAATGGCAAGCTATTGAGAAGAAATGGTTAGAAATTCAACGGAGACACcatattgaagaagagttgagTCCAAAAAACCCAGTATTCTTGTGGAATTTAAAGAAAGAGGCCCGTCTTAGAATTAGAAAGAAACAGGTCGAAGAAAATTCTCAGAATGAAGAAGCTAGCCTTACATGA
- the TFC7 gene encoding putative transcription initiation factor (Transcription factor for RNA polymerase III~go_function catalytic activity~go_process metabolism), with amino-acid sequence MAVKQIYIARHGYRANWLPLPHPPNPTGIDSDPPLAPHGVEQARQLAAYLTSLPSTDRPQFVVSSPFYRCVETAEPISEMLSLKVVLERGVGEWYRKGRKVIPQPADYDRLTRFFPKVLVDESEWPRDTTVGVIPDPTGESNEDIFVRANEFWKRFLPVFEEKYPDIETIMIITHAATKIALGASLLRLSGVLDYIDDDNNTFRAGACSLDKYVRTSDGWDMKMNGNTEFLAGGEEMHWDFRSTYEAGSDEDIKARAEEAKRKKELQEKKRESDFYVTVDIPMIGKAQNFEDSNNLETPTSKVNIIKPAAQFQITELNNDNPLIKLSNNSTAPGVQDTNNGNDAINSINVIDGKIYETSWKKLVGTDLIFDDYGELIGKVTEHLTVNENVKIVLKDSSKTKEDSDEEEEVDANGDLKTAGQSAFLKHAIKLAKKKEAHS; translated from the exons ATGGCTGTTAAGCAGATATATATCGCCAGACACGGATACCGTGCCAATTGGCTCCCGCTTCCACATCCACCCAATCCCACGGGAATAGATAGTGATCCACCTTTGGCACCTCATGGAGTCGAACAGGCGAGACAGTTAGCTGCTTACTTGACTTCGTTGCCGAGTACCGATAGACCGCAGTTTGTGGTATCGTCACCTTTCTACCGGTGTGTGGAGACAGCGGAGCCAATTTCGGAAATGCTTTCGTTGAAGGTAGTTCTAGAACGTGGAGTAGGTGAATGGTACAGAAAGGGACGTAAGGTGATTCCACAGCCGGCCGATTACGACCGGTTGACTCGATTCTTTCCTAAAGTTTTGGTTGACGAGTCCGAATGGCCCCGTGACACGACCGTAGGTGTGATTCCAGATCCCACTGGAGAGTCcaatgaagatatcttTGTCAGAGCCAATGAGTTCTGGAAGCGTTTCTTACCAGTATTCGAAGAAAAGTATCCAGATATTGAGACGATAATGATCATCACCCATGCTGCTACCAAGATTGCATTGGGAGCCTCTCTTTTGCGTTTATCGGGTGTTTTGGACTACATTGATGACGATAACAACACGTTTCGTGCTGGAGCTTGTTCTTTGGATAAGTACGTACGTACCAGCGACGGCTGGGACATGAAGATGAATGGAAACACCGAGTTCTTAGCGGGTGGAGAGGAGATGCACTGGGACTTTCGATCAACGTATGAAGCGGGCTCCGACGAAGACATCAAGGCACGGGCAGAGGAAGCtaagaggaagaaagaactacaagaaaagaagagggAATC A GACTTCTACGTGACGGTCGATATTCCCATGATCGGAAAGGCCCAGAACTTTGAggattccaacaatttggAGACcccaacttcaaaagtcAATATTATCAAGCCGGCAGCACAGTTCCAGATTACAGAGTTGAATAACGACAACCCCTTGATCAAATTGTCGAACAACAGCACTGCTCCTGGAGTACAGGACACCAACAACGGCAATGATGCTATCAACAGCATCAATGTGATCGACGGAAAGATCTACGAAACCAGCTGGAAAAAGTTGGTTGGAACAGACTTGATTTTTGACGACTACGGTGAATTGATAGGTAAGGTAACTGAACACTTGACCGTCAATGAGAACGTGAAGATTGTACTTAAAGACAGTTCCAAGACCAAAGAAGACAGCgacgaggaagaagaggttgACGCGAATGGCGACCTCAAGACTGCTGGCCAAAGCGCTTTCTTGAAACATGCCATTAAGCTCgctaagaagaaagaagcgCACTCGTAG